One Pelagicoccus enzymogenes DNA segment encodes these proteins:
- a CDS encoding GH39 family glycosyl hydrolase — protein sequence MPSIRAALLLKLCFLASPLAFGGITLTSDFTDPANRKGEIYNFWNTHNRLPPYESINVPAFGMEGSYVNCVRMLGGWSKKGERMLEYDCYKWDGEKYVYDWEPLIRRIDVVLNSGIQLKQIVLDNPPWAFQRDITFVEEPDGVHYLAEDKNSTYGNAVPPNDPQAWHAFIKAAIAKLVETYGEERVASWRFRVGSEIDTRPGHWIGTRQQFFDHYKNTIDAVHSVLPEAKVGAQFREASFTGKKYTDYTGNVEGSYAGAFIEWAKTHGIRYDFIGTSYYPFYDKEDSVDMDIVYREQIEPIQRHPDWNPDALFEIHEFWGLSQYRDGEFVWLSNSYNSSLFASIAKMVLENDIKQVHLWGNIRDGLVEPNVLTQKALASMLGKHRYANESKGPPAVEGNRIDGIFAADLASDSYDALIFNYNTISNEYQEDEAVETVFEVESSPNAEYRYRVATYGKDECAFQQFAVDFPRATRYESDGGWIKDTYDKNGTPYIMLVKEGVDTFVANAHRYTHLNDLQWSEWKTASQEASDTGETSLIRIQTQLPSFAFQKIELQPAR from the coding sequence ATGCCTTCCATCCGAGCCGCCCTGCTCCTGAAACTTTGCTTCCTCGCCTCCCCCTTAGCTTTCGGAGGGATCACCCTTACTAGTGACTTCACCGATCCTGCAAACCGAAAGGGAGAGATCTACAACTTCTGGAACACGCACAACCGCCTGCCTCCCTACGAAAGCATCAACGTTCCGGCCTTTGGAATGGAAGGGTCATACGTCAATTGCGTACGCATGCTCGGCGGCTGGTCGAAAAAAGGCGAGCGCATGCTCGAATACGATTGCTACAAGTGGGACGGCGAAAAGTATGTCTACGACTGGGAACCGCTCATTCGTCGCATCGACGTCGTATTGAACTCTGGGATACAACTCAAGCAGATCGTCCTCGACAACCCGCCATGGGCCTTCCAGCGAGACATCACCTTCGTCGAAGAGCCTGACGGGGTGCACTACCTGGCTGAAGACAAGAACTCGACCTACGGCAACGCGGTCCCGCCCAACGACCCGCAGGCATGGCACGCCTTCATCAAGGCAGCCATCGCCAAGCTCGTCGAAACCTACGGCGAGGAACGAGTCGCCTCCTGGCGATTTCGGGTCGGCTCCGAAATCGACACCCGTCCCGGACATTGGATCGGAACCCGCCAACAGTTTTTCGATCACTACAAGAACACCATCGACGCCGTGCACTCGGTGCTTCCAGAGGCCAAAGTCGGAGCCCAATTTCGCGAGGCCAGCTTTACCGGCAAGAAATATACCGATTACACCGGCAACGTCGAGGGCTCCTACGCAGGGGCCTTCATCGAGTGGGCCAAAACTCACGGCATCCGTTACGACTTCATTGGCACCTCCTACTACCCCTTCTACGACAAGGAGGACAGCGTCGATATGGACATCGTGTACCGCGAGCAGATCGAACCGATCCAGCGGCACCCCGACTGGAATCCCGACGCCCTCTTCGAGATCCACGAATTCTGGGGACTCTCCCAGTACCGCGACGGCGAATTCGTCTGGCTCAGCAATTCCTACAACTCCTCGCTCTTCGCCAGCATCGCCAAGATGGTACTGGAAAATGACATCAAGCAAGTCCATCTCTGGGGCAACATTCGAGACGGCCTTGTTGAGCCCAACGTGCTCACCCAAAAAGCGCTCGCCTCCATGCTCGGCAAACATCGCTACGCCAATGAGAGCAAGGGCCCACCCGCCGTCGAAGGCAATAGGATCGACGGAATTTTCGCCGCTGATCTGGCTTCCGACAGCTACGACGCTTTGATTTTCAACTACAACACGATCTCCAACGAGTACCAAGAGGACGAGGCGGTCGAGACCGTGTTCGAAGTGGAATCGTCACCAAACGCTGAATACCGCTACCGCGTCGCGACCTACGGCAAAGACGAATGCGCCTTCCAGCAATTCGCGGTCGATTTTCCTCGGGCCACCCGATACGAATCTGACGGCGGCTGGATCAAAGACACTTATGATAAAAACGGCACTCCCTATATCATGCTCGTAAAGGAAGGCGTCGACACCTTCGTGGCCAACGCCCACCGCTATACCCACTTGAACGACCTGCAATGGTCCGAGTGGAAAACGGCAAGCCAGGAAGCCAGCGACACGGGAGAGACTTCGCTCATCCGCATTCAAACTCAGCTCCCTTCCTTCGCCTTCCAAAAGATCGAGCTGCAGCCTGCCCGATAG